ACCTTGCCTTTATGGCTGCACTGCATACTTGGACCTATGTCCTCCGAATTTTCATTACATTATTCTTTTACTTTTAcacctaataaaataattttttcatgaCTTGAAGGTATAACCATACAGATTAACGAGTGATAAGGAACCAAGGCCTAGAGGGCTTTGTGTAAACATTGCCTTCAAATGTGCGCTCTTAAGGATAGCAGTCATTACATTAGCCATGACACCAGTCTCAGTTGAGTCTTTGGCATACATATTAGCTATGGCTAACTTTTCCACTTTATTGTTCAATATTTTTACGAAAGTTctcattttaaattattaaacctGTCAACAAAAAAATTGTCACTTCTTAtaggaaacaaaattaaaatatagttttcaatttattaaattgatacataattaaaatagcacAATTGTGACATCTCAAGCTACAGTCAATTTGAAACCAAAGGATGGCCATGAATAGATTTTTGGTTTCCCTGTATCATGACTAAATATGAACTTTATTCTCAACTACTCTTACTTGCCAATTGCatgaaaaagaaatatatacCTACAAGTTGATGTTGTGACTAAAGAAAGAAAGTTTGGTTTAACTATAAAATTtccattatttttgtatttgtttcGCATCACTTTACATGACAAGTCAGAGCAGTATAATTGGGACGTTGTGCAGAGAAGGCCGTAAAGCTATACCAGCAAAATATCACTTTTCCTGTGATTTCCTGTCAATAGCTTCCAAAACTTTTCTCTACCATAGGATACTTTGTAAACAATTACAGGAAAACAATATAAATAGGTGTACAAAAAAATCTAACAAAGTCAACTTGGCTCTCTAAGATCTATTTATGCTTTTATAAGATTGTGCATCAAAGAGCAGGATCTTTTTTCGAGGCTTCCACACCATGGTTACTATTCAGGTATGTGTGAATCACAACTTGAAGATTTAATTTGCATATGGATCCTAAAATTGCAAATACATAGTATCTCACTTAACCTCAATACCCATGAACCAGTAATTCTTATTTTCTCGACCCAGATTCCCCTCATCAGCCTAACCTGAAATTGCAACACTAGCATGAAACAATCGGGTGAAAATGCGAAAGAAGCAAGGCAGTATagattggcaaagctatctgcgAAAAAAAGAAAGCTAACTGATTCCGACCACAAAGGTGCTTTCAAACTATATGTTTAGGTCATACGAAACAAATTTCATGTTATCTTTGTGCTGCCTGTATTAATCAGCATTATTTTATCCTTTCTAATCCTTTGCAGAAAATCTTGAGATAGCACAACTACTTCCACCCAAGCAACATGTAGGCATAATGCATACGCCTTGCAATTGTACACCACCGTGTGAAGATAGAACCCCATTGAAGGAGTTGTCAGCTGCCTTCTTGCAAGGTATGTTATGTAGATGGCTGACACATATAGGTGAAGATATCTgaatgaaaaataggaagaacTTATTTTCTGTTAAGCTACGCCCTACACGTTTGTCTAAACCATACTATATTACtcacaaattcaacaaattacATTGTAAAGTTCTCTTTATTGTGGTAGCGATAACATCACGACACTAATTAGAGGAGCCTATCACCTTGAGTTATAGCAAACTGGCCTACGATTGAAGTTCTGTGGGACCACTTCAGTGCAGATTTTGGTTCAAGCTATTTCTTAGCTAATAATTGCTAACAATAGGAACCTTCATGTTTCAGGCTCTAGCTATAACCATGACAAGGCAAGTCCTCCAAATGCATCGAGCCGCAGCAGCATCACAAATAACTTTTCAACACAGTTGGGGACCTTAGGTAGTTTTCACACGACTGATCAATCACTCGGTAAACATTTCTTTAATGCCATTATCAACTTCTCGCATCCAACTTCATCTATCAAAATGATTACACTTCAAGTTTTGGACTCTTTCCAATACCATGCAAGTTGTGATTGTTTGACACACAGACTTATTCTAACCATATCGTATACATTTGTTGCTGTAATTAGGAGGAGAGAACATGATGCAACTAACCTCATGTCTAACTCATCCTTCCTCCTATGCTCAAAAGCCTTCAAGAAGTGTGAGCGCAGGACGCCACATTCTGATTCCATCAACACATGACCATAGCAATGTGAAATCAACTACGCTTGCAACAAACTCGGTTCTGTTCTCAGGTGGAGATACAAatctctttcccttcttattcACAATTCATGCAACTAAATTATGCATACATATATTAGTGTATAACTATAACGATCTAAAATAAGAACAGGATGATAACACAATTTTCCCTCCTTTAGGTCGAGCAACGTCGCAAGAGCTTCTTCCAAACAAATTCGGAACGGGTATCATTTTCACAACGTCTTCGAGGCATGTACCATTCATCTCTGATGTGCTTAACGCATCTGCAAACAACACACCCAACTTTGAACCAAGCAATCTGCAAATCTACCCTCCATTCAAAGCCAACCAAGGTAACATTAAAGACCGACTTCGTACAAAATTTCTCTTCTTCATGTTTTATATCATAAACAAATTCATTAACACAAACTTTTTCAAGCCTTCCTAAAGACGAGATCAAATGCATGTAAAACATTCAGATAAAAGCCAAAATTGTCTGTGCAGAACATTCTTATCATATTGAGAAAGTCATTAGAGATGATACACATGATTATGAGACCACCTCCAGTGCCGGTTTCAGTTTCAGCCAAAATCAGAATCCAGGAGAAGCTCCTCCAGGTAACAAAGTTGCACAGCGTTTTGATATATCATTATCTGGCACGGCAACATATAGGTTGATGGGCACATGATTCATGGAATGTTCTCAATTTAGCAGATTTACAATTGACAACACAACATACAGAGCCAAGCATAACACGGACTCAACCATCGAACAGGATTGCCACCGATGATGTCAATCCATGttagtaaatataaataaatctatcagtatttttttgtcttcaaacattaattgaaattagaaaaattaatatttatctattaattatttttttttaaattatattatactttttaattttatctcttaagTAATCTTGCTAATAATAACCATTTtggactaaaaattattttatatcataaatattataacaaataaaatttcTAATTGAATATgagataattaatatttaaaatttataatgaaTAGTAGAACAATTATTTACAGGCATAGAAGTTAATCCtgatatattaaaatatgtatattttaCTATATACTTATTTGATTATATCTATTCTTTTAGATAATTACTTGTGTgatgaatgttaaatatattttttaattataatacttAATTAAATAGATGCATAAATTCCTTAATCTAATAgtatatcaaaaataaattacaaatatataaaaatattagtaatttaaaaaaactttattaattaaatttgttatactttgatataaacatatttttcatatatgagtttatttttttatgatatttaaaTGCAATTatagtttcaaattataaatgaTAATGTCAACAGGAGCTAACATGCCAGTAAATTCAGTTTTttgattattaaatatatatgaaaataaataaaaataaaattacttagGATGACAAATTATctgtaatttaattaaaatattttaagttcaaattttagaaataaaaagaaacttatttctataaattatatataatgaattatattttaagaatgaaaatattcactaactctttttaatttttatatctctaatatatttttaatgtaattagcaatgttcaataaaatttatttttagatatatatttttatccaacttttaaaatttttttttgcccATCATCATCTGCGCTGTATACTGTATCTTAATAACCATTATATCCTTTGAAGATTTATTAACTAATGTCTTAACTCATTTTAAACTGAAGTCTTTGATACAAAATAAGGTTTAGAATACGTTGCTTTCAATTTGTTTGGTTTCATAAAATATGcttattatttgaatttataaTATTCCTTTCAATTCACTTTATCATTATATAAGAATGTCGAAATACATTTATAATTACAGGCATTTTTTTTATAACTTCatccatattttcaaaattttatgcaaatatgaaatagaacttctcaaaaaaatatacttttaaaaataatcaaaaaaaTATCATTCAACAATGACAAAGCATTCAATGTTTTGTTAAAAGTACGTTTTGCATTTATTaacgataaaaaaatataaatgtatttaacaacataataaaaataacaataataaatatattttttacaaataGCAAATGACTTATATAACTAACAACGACTAAATGCACAAATAATTTGTTTGTTACATGAATTACTTATTATttgtaaataatatatttatgtttgttatttgtttattttaaaatatattaagaaattttgtatcattaataaattctaacagTACGTTTGTCAACGGATTAaacatgtaaaaatatttttaatgtttttttaaattaactttgatatattaataacataaataattttacataataattCAACTGAATTTATATATCTAAAATCATTTTTTAAACGTAAATCTAAGGATACGTTATTCGGTTACAATTCTTTTtactaaaaattcctaaaaaaatttcttttaaataattatttttatgttatttaagaTGGAAACAAAACAAAAGCGGATAAAAAATATAGCATCGTAAGCGCGGTtgaattattttttcattttattgaaGCACATATTTTTTTAGGATGTCTACTCGATATTTTcgtagatttttaaaaaatagattactttatgaaaaatactttaaattttattcaGATAACAAAATCcaatgattttaatttatttattaggtaaattttaatagaaattaaaagCAATAGTTATAGAGGTAATGGTTATCAATAAATTCACACTTGAATTTAATTCACActtgaatttaattaatataatagatGCATTAGTTGCATACCATTAATTAGGTAAATTTAATCTTAGTCATTTAAATTAATCTAATGACTACAAATGCATTAtcatattttcatattaaaattctATTCTCATAACATACattttatatatagagagagaggttGTTTAAGTAACAGTTCCCCAATCTCCCACTTCATTCTTCTTTCGCATCTCCACCTTATCTAATGTGAAACCTAAGTGAGATTTAAAATTACTTGCAAACATTATGATCCACAACATGATACTTCATGGGACATCGTAAAATCTTAATAGTAATTATAGTCTTATGCAACCTGAATTCATATGACAAAAACATTTTTTATCGAGACTCTTAACATGTATATATTGCATGATTTGAATATCTATCAAATCACCTGTAATGTTGGTATATTAAATCTTACTATAATGTTGGTATATTGAATCTTACTATATTTAATTTAACTGTCGTATCTTTTCCGAGCTAAACACACATTCGCCAATGCTTATTTCCTTTCCACAGATTATTGGGATATTGGAGATCCGACTTTTACATGCCAACACTGCAAAGCTATATTCTGGTACGAAGAGCGCATAGAAAAGCACTACAAGCCTAAATGTCCAAAGTTTAGTCTATGTTGCCGACAAGGTCAAGTCCAACTTCCTATGCTTGAAGAACCTCCCGATTCATTGAGGAAGCTTTACTTTGACAACACCAAAAAAGCGGAACACTTTCGATCGAACATTAGGAGCTACAATAGTATGTTTGCTTTCACATCATTCGGGGGTAAGATACAAAGAACAATTAACCAAAGCCGTGGGCCCCCAACCTTTATTCTGCACGGACAAAATTACCATTTAATGGGGAGCCTGCTTCCACCAGAAGGCGGAGTAGCAAAATTTGCACAATTATATATATACGACACTGAAAATGAGATTCGAAATAGAATCACCGCTGTCAGGTCATTTGCATACAATTTTATTAAAGACTCAAACATAGTTATCTCACTTAATTCATAATGGTTGTAGACATCATATTTACATGTTTTATGCCATTTTTTCCAGCTCTAATGATCACTTGAACAAGCTTCATGCGGATATTGTTTCTACCATCAAAACTACGTTGGATAATCATAATGTCCTCGCAAAGTCTTTCCGACTTGCTCGCGATGCACTCACAGCAAACGGCAATAATTCTGTTTGCCTTCGACTCATTGGCAAAAGAGAAAAAGATGGAAGGAGGTATAATTTGCCTTCAGTATCTGAGGTTGCTGCCTTAATTGTCGGTGATTTTGATGGATCCACAAAAGAACGAGATATTATTGTTGAGACCAAATCAAGGTCGCTTCAAAGAATAACAGAACTCCACCCGGCTTATCTAGGCTTGCAATATCCTCTTTTATTCCCTTATGGTGAAGATGGATGGAGAGAAGATATTATCTTGAACAAAGTTAAGAAAAAATCGACAGATGAAGACAAGCATGTCACAATGCGCGACTTTTTCGCATTTCGAATCCAAGACCGACCTTCGCACAACGGTGTCCTGTTACATTCCCACCGGTTATTCCAACAATTCATAGTTGATGCATTCTCAATGGTTGAGAGTGCtagattgaaatttatttacaCCCACCAAACCGAATTTAGAGCAGAGATCTACAATGGACTTCGGGATGCCGTTTTCAATGGCGAGACCAATGCTGCCTCAAAGGGTAAGAGAATTATACTGCCAGCAACATTTACTGGTGGGCCAAGATACATGATTCAAAATTATCAAGACGCCATGGCAATATGTAGGTGCGTTGGTTATCCAGATTTATTCATCACTTTTACATGCAATCCGCAATGGGACGAAATACAAAGATATTGTAGAATGAATAAAGTCAAACCAGAGGACAGGCCAGACATGATTTGCAGACTATTCAAGGTTAAACTGGACATGATGATTAAAGATCTTAGATACAACAAATTATTTGGTGCTACAAAAGCAGGTTTGAaacttacatatatatatatatttcacgtATTTATCCCTACCATGTTccataatttttcataattaaatgTATGTTAATACCATATGCATTTTGCTATTTTTTCCAGTTATCTACACAATAGAATTCCAAAAGAGGGGACTCCCACATGCACATATATTATTATTCTTGCATGAACAAGATAAATACCCAACCCCTGCAGACATAGACAAAATCATATGTGCTGAAATTCCTGATGCTGATGTTAACACTGCATACTACGAGGCTGTAAAGAGTTTTATGCTTCATGGTCCATGTGGTCTTAGCAAACCAACTTCGCCTTGCATGGAGGAAGGTCGTTGCATCCATCATTTCCCTAAGAAGTTCAACAACAGGACTACAGTTGATGAAGATGGTTACCCAGTATATAGGCGTCGAGACAATGGACGCACGGTGGAAGTTTCAGGAATTCATCTAGACAACCGATATGTCGTGCCACATAATAAAATGTTGTTGCTAAAATACCGTGCTCACATTAACGTCGAATGGTGTAACCAGTCAAGATCTATCAAGTATTTGTTCAAATATGTAAATAAAGGAAGTGATCGCGTCACAGCCTGTTTTTCTACAAAGTCCCTCGATGGTAAGGCAAGTTTAGAAGTTGATGAAGTGAAAATGTTTTACGATAGTCGATATATATCTCCTTGTGAAGCTGCTTGGAGGATCTTTTGCTATGACATTCACTACAGAAATCCATCGGTTGAGAGGCTAAGCTTTCATTTGCCGGATCAACAACCGGTTGTATTTACAGATAATGAATCATTGGTTGAAGCTGTTGCAAAGGCAACTGTTAAAGAGTCCATGTTTCTAGGCTGGTttgcagcaaacaaaacaaatgcCGAAGCTAGAAAACTAACCTATAATGAGTTTCCAAGCAAGTTTGTTTGGAAATCATCTCTGAGAGCTTGGGAACCCAGGAAAAGTCATCAGGTCATTGGAAGGATGATCTTTGTACCACCATCATCCGGTGAGCTATATTATTTAAGGTTGTTGTTAAACATTGTAAAAGGACCAACAACCTATGCGGATATCAGGACTTACAATGGTGTAATCTACTCATCATTTCGAGATGCATGCTATGCACGTGGTTTGCTAGACGACGACAAAGAATATATAGATGCCATTGAAGAAGCAAGTCATTGGGGCTCAGGTCATTATTTGCGGAGGTTGTTTGCGATACTACTATGGTCTAATTCAATGGTGCGACCGGAAGTTGTCTGGGAAAAAACTGCCATCCTATTAACTGATGGAATTTTGCATGATCACAGAGTCATGTTTGGCCTACATGGTAACTAACAAATTACGATCCATGACATCTCAATTTATTTTTTCATCCTTAAATTGTTAACAACAGGTTTTTATCTTATTTGTTTTACTTAACACATGTTTCTATCTCCAACggtcacttatatatatattactttctAAACATTTCAGATTTGCTTTTCAGTGAGGAAGAATTAAAGGATCTAACCTTGATTGACATTGAACAAATATTGAACAGTAACGGAAAGACATTGCGCGATTATCCAACCATGCCATTTCCATCAAGAGATACCGACCATCTTAGGACGCGAAACAAAATGATCTTTGACGAATTAAATTATGATCGTGTTCTGTTAGAAAAGCAACATAATGACTGCCTCTCAAAATTAACTGCCGAGCAAAAGGGGGTATATGATAAAATCATGAGCTCTACAGATAGTCAACATGGACGTGTGTTCTTTTTGTATGGCCATGGGGGTACAGGAAAAACTTTCCTTTGGATAACTTTAGCTTCAGCACTTAGATCACGTGGACAAATAGTTCTAACTGTTGCATCTAGCGGCATTGCGTCTCTACTGTTACCTGGAGGTCGAACTGCACATTCTAGGTTTGCCATACCATTAACTCCAGATGAGTTCTCTACTTGCAACATTAAGCAAGGAAGTCCATTAGCAGAATTAATTATAATAGCTAAGCTAATTATTTGGGACGAAGCTCCCATGATGAGCAAATTCTGTTTTGAGGCATTGGACAAGACATTGAAGGATTTGATGAGATTCAAAGATGATCATAACCAGCACTTGCCGTTTGGAGGTAAAACAATTGTTTTTGGTGGGGATTTTCGACAAATTTTGCCTGTCATTCCAAAAGGAACAAGACAAGACATTGTTAATGCGTCTTTAAACTCTTCATACCTCTGGCAACATTGTGAAGTATTAAAGCTCACTGTAAACATGCGATTGCAATCTATGACTACAGATGATGAGGTAGAGGGTCTAAAGCAATTTGCTGAATGGATACTTCAAGTTGGCAACGGAATATCTGACAGATCATGTGATGGCTGCAATAGCATTAACATACCACCTGAATTCCTTATCACTAACTATAGTGATCCTATTAAGGCAATTGTGGAGGCAATCTATTCTGATTACATTGCTGACATGTCTAATGAAAGCAACTTGAAAGGTCGCGCTATCTTAGCTCCTACGGTTAATGCTGTTGATGAGGTTAATGATTACATGACTGCAATGAACAGCAATGAATGCAAGACATATGTTAGTTCCAACAAATGTCTGTCCGAGGGAGGTAGCaatcaaattcaagctatgcaCACACCAGAGTTTTTAGCAACAATTAAGTGCTCGGGGGTTCCAAATCACGAATTGAAGCTCAAGGTTGGTTGCCCTGTGATGCTTATTAGAAATATTGATCACTCATCAGGCCTTTGCAATGGTACTAGGTTGATAATTACAAGACTAGGAGATAAAGTTATTGAGGCAAAATTGTTAAATTCCAACAACTGTGTCAATAAAGTCTTTATTCCTAGAATGACACTCACACCGTCAGATGCCAGGCTACCATTCAGATTCCAACGGAGACAATTTCCTCTTATGGTATCTTACGCAATGACAATCAACAAAAGTCAAGGACAATCTTTGAATCACGTGGGTTTGTTATTGAAAAGACCTGTCTTCACTCATGGCCAACTTTATGTTGCCATCTCAAGAGTCACAAACAAAAAAGGGTTGAAAATTGTAATTGCTCATGACGAAAACACAAACAAGACAGAGAATGTTGTTTACCCTGAAGTCTTCAGAAATATATGACAACACGTTCAGCATTACGAATATTCTTATTATTACATAATTCCTCTATACACTCATTTTCGCTTATCCAACCCTAACTATTTATCTATAACTTTATCGCTACAATCTTACATCCTTTTCATATTTTTACCATTTTCCGTTTTTCATTGCATTTGTTAGCAACTATAACTTATTAACTCACAAGTACTTATCTTATGCTTAAACCATTATTTCTTCCTATACAGTACTTTTTCAACATTCATATTTAATACAATTCAAACCTTATTCAATCAATTTTATGGAATTATATTTCAAATGCTTTGAGTTACTATTTATATAATTTCTGCATCTACATACAACACGAAAATAGTCTAATCTTTTTCATGTATCCTTTTTCCTTTACTAAAAtgcttataatttattttatattttacaaatactTTTACAATTAAAAAGATCATCCATCTTTTTCTAACATCAGATTAAATAACTAACAATTCTTTACATATACGTTATTTTAATCTGCATATGTGTCGCCCGCGCATCGCGCGGGTATCTTGCTAGTTAAGTATATAAAATCATAGTCATAACCTCCATAGCATATGAAGAAAAATTAATGCACTATCAACTTGAATGCCTTGTTGAATGGAAATGTAAACTTACCTAGTTTGTAAAAGGTATCATCTACTTATTTATCAATTAGCTACTTATCTCATTTAAGATTAAATTTTGTTTCTGAAACCAAAGAATACCAATAATACTACAGTAAAAAGCTTCATCCTGAAAATAAATTTTGCTGGTTTCATATCTTAAGTCATTCCAAAAGCATGATGAGGAAATCTAAAATGATGCCTGAAAAACTAAGTGTGTACAAAATGGCATAAAAGGTGACTATCATTATAAGGAGCATTCTCATATAAATAGGTTTCACTTGATTATCACTTGCAAATGATATGTTAAGAGTTCAACATGATTCATAATTATGCAGTTGAAGTAAATAAGCCCCACTAGAAGAGCAATCAGGTGACACTAAAATCTAAATCATTAAGTTCTGTTCATTATCAGATTTTCACCTTCTTGCCAAACTTCCAGATATCATCAACAACTGTTGGTATAACTTGATCGCTAGACGTCAATACATCTGCTTCAGGATAACGA
The sequence above is drawn from the Arachis hypogaea cultivar Tifrunner chromosome 4, arahy.Tifrunner.gnm2.J5K5, whole genome shotgun sequence genome and encodes:
- the LOC112795083 gene encoding uncharacterized protein, producing MGSLLPPEGGVAKFAQLYIYDTENEIRNRITAVSSNDHLNKLHADIVSTIKTTLDNHNVLAKSFRLARDALTANGNNSVCLRLIGKREKDGRRYNLPSVSEVAALIVGDFDGSTKERDIIVETKSRSLQRITELHPAYLGLQYPLLFPYGEDGWREDIILNKVKKKSTDEDKHVTMRDFFAFRIQDRPSHNGVLLHSHRLFQQFIVDAFSMVESARLKFIYTHQTEFRAEIYNGLRDAVFNGETNAASKGKRIILPATFTGGPRYMIQNYQDAMAICRCVGYPDLFITFTCNPQWDEIQRYCRMNKVKPEDRPDMICRLFKVKLDMMIKDLRYNKLFGATKAVIYTIEFQKRGLPHAHILLFLHEQDKYPTPADIDKIICAEIPDADVNTAYYEAVKSFMLHGPCGLSKPTSPCMEEGRCIHHFPKKFNNRTTVDEDGYPVYRRRDNGRTVEVSGIHLDNRYVVPHNKMLLLKYRAHINVEWCNQSRSIKYLFKYVNKGSDRVTACFSTKSLDGKASLEVDEVKMFYDSRYISPCEAAWRIFCYDIHYRNPSVERLSFHLPDQQPVVFTDNESLVEAVAKATVKESMFLGWFAANKTNAEARKLTYNEFPSKFVWKSSLRAWEPRKSHQVIGRMIFVPPSSGELYYLRLLLNIVKGPTTYADIRTYNGVIYSSFRDACYARGLLDDDKEYIDAIEEASHWGSGHYLRRLFAILLWSNSMVRPEVVWEKTAILLTDGILHDHRVMFGLHDLLFSEEELKDLTLIDIEQILNSNGKTLRDYPTMPFPSRDTDHLRTRNKMIFDELNYDRVLLEKQHNDCLSKLTAEQKGVYDKIMSSTDSQHGRVFFLYGHGGTGKTFLWITLASALRSRGQIVLTVASSGIASLLLPGGRTAHSRFAIPLTPDEFSTCNIKQGSPLAELIIIAKLIIWDEAPMMSKFCFEALDKTLKDLMRFKDDHNQHLPFGGKTIVFGGDFRQILPVIPKGTRQDIVNASLNSSYLWQHCEVLKLTVNMRLQSMTTDDEVEGLKQFAEWILQVGNGISDRSCDGCNSINIPPEFLITNYSDPIKAIVEAIYSDYIADMSNESNLKGRAILAPTVNAVDEVNDYMTAMNSNECKTYVSSNKCLSEGGSNQIQAMHTPEFLATIKCSGVPNHELKLKVGCPVMLIRNIDHSSGLCNGTRLIITRLGDKVIEAKLLNSNNCVNKVFIPRMTLTPSDARLPFRFQRRQFPLMVSYAMTINKSQGQSLNHVGLLLKRPVFTHGQLYVAISRVTNKKGLKIVIAHDENTNKTENVVYPEVFRNI